GGGGTGACCCCCTCATGCTGCCCGACGAATACCTCGACTGGATCCTTACCGAACTGCGGGCCATCCCGCATGTCGAAGTCATCCGGATCGGCAGCCGTGTCCCCGTGGTTCTTCCCTACCGGATCACCTATGACCTCGTCCGTGTCCTGCAAAAGCACCATCCGCTCTATCTCAACACTCACTTCAACCACCCACGGGAGATCACCGCATCATCCCGCGAGGCCCTCCGGAAACTCGCCGATGCAGGCATCCCCCTCGGCAACCAGACGGTGCTCCTTGCAGGCGTCAACGACTGCCCGCGAATCATGAAGAACCTCATGCACAAACTCGTCCGTGAGCGGGTCCGCCCGTATTATCTCTACCAGTGCGACCTCTCCGAAGGGCTTGCCCACTTCCGCACCCCCGTGGGCAAGGGTATCGAGATCATCGAGAGCCTCATCGGCCATACCAGCGGATTTGCGGTCCCGACCTATGTCATCGATGCCCCGGGCGGCGGTGGCAAGATCCCGGTGATGCCCAACTACCTCCTCTCGTGGTCAACGAACAAGGTGGTGCTGCGCAACTACGAAGGTGTCATCTCCACCTACCGGGAACCCGACTGCTATGAGCCGGTCTACTGCGACCGCAACTGCGAGGCCTGCACCCTCCAGCTGAAACTGGATGACGCCGATGAGTCGAAGGCGGTCGGCCTTGAAAAACTCCTCTCGGATTATGATGACACCTACATGCTGATCCCGCAGGACACCGAGCGTATCGACAGGCGTTCCGATGAATGACCAGATTGCCCGTCTCGGTGCCTCCCTCATCCAGCACGGCCCCTCCAATGACCGCGTCTACCTGATGCATCTCGCACCGGGGGAGACGGAAACCGTCATCCCGGCAATCGAAGCACTCGCAGAAAAACACGGCTACTCAAAACTCTTTGTGAAGGTTCCGGACGCTGCCAAAGAGAAGTTCACGGAAGCCGGATACCGCATCGAGGCACATATCCCCGGCATGTACGGCGGTACAGAAGACGGCTGGTTTCTGGCCCGCTACCCGGACCCGTCACGGGCCGACGCCGGAGAGGCAAAAACAGCCATTAGTGATGTGCTGACGGCTGCAAAAAAGACAGCTGCAACCCCCACGACATGTCCGCTCCCGGACGGGTACGAGATCGCTGAAGCAACCCCGGATGACGCACCGGCACTCGCTGCACTCTACCGGGAGGTCTTTGCAACCTATCCCTTCCCCGTTCATGACCCCGCCTATCTCCGGGATACAATGGACGATGATGTCCGCTACTTCCTCATCAAAAACGGGGACACAGTGGTCGCGGCCTCGTCAGCTGAGGTTGACCACGCAGGCCAAAACGCGGAGATGACGGACTTTGCGACCCATCCGGCCGCCCGCGGCAGGGGGTTTTGCCCGGTGCTGCTGCAGACCATGGAAGAAGAGATGCGGCGGGCCGGTATCTGCACCGTCTACACCATCGCACGGGCCGCCTTTTATCCCATCACCATCACCTTCGCCCGTGCCGGGTACCGGTTCGGCGGGACACTCATCAACAACACCCAGATCTGCGGGGCGTTCGAGAGCATGAACGTCTGGTACCGGTCGCTTGGGGAATGATTTCTGCCCCACCCCATCCCTTTTATCATCTTCCCGCCTGAGAATACGGCATGGAACGCCACCTCACGCACCACGACATCGGGCGGGGTGACTATGTCCTCTACTGGATGCAGGCATCCCAGCGGGCAGAGCGGAACGCTGCGCTGGACGCCGCCATCCGGGAGGCAAACCAGCTTCATAAACCGGTTTTGGTCTGTTTCTGTCTTGACCCACGGGGTGAGGGGCGGCAAATCCGCCACCTCAGGTTCATGCTGGAAGGACTCACCGAAACCCAACATCTGCTGGAAGAGCAGGGCATCACATTTATGCTCAGGAGCGGCCCGCCGCATGAAGTGGTTCCCGTCCTTGCAGAGGATGCATGCCTGGTGGTCACCGACCGGGGATACCTGCGGGGCCAGCGTGAGGACCGCTCCCGCCTTGCAGAACGGCTGGACATCCCGTTCATCGAAGTCGAAGGGGACGTCATCGTCCCGGTGGAGGTCGCCTCCCACAAAGAGGAATGGTCAGCGGCAACCTTTCGGCGGCGGATCACTCCCCACCTCGACCACTTCCCAATGCAGTCACCAACACCAGCGGTGACGGTCAGGGGAGCTCCCACGGAATATGAAACGCTCCCATTGGACCGGCCGGAAGACCTCATACGTTCCCTCAACCCGCTTGAGGACGCCGGGCCTGCTGCTTTCGCGGGGGGACTCTCCGAAGCCCGCCGTCTCCTTGAATGGTTTATGACCGGGAAACTCAGCCGATACGCAACAGGACGGAACGACCCGAACGCGGATGTCCTCTCCTGCATGAGTCCATACCTCCACTTCGGGCAGATTTCACCCCTCGAAGTCGCACTCCGGGTCAGGGGACACAGAGGAAATGGAGAGAACGCCGCCGCATATCTCGAAGAACTCATCGTCCGCCGTGAACTCTCGATGAACTTTGTGCACTACGACCCCGACTACGCAACACCTGCCTGCCTCCCGGACTGGGCGAAGAAGACGCTTGCAGAACACGCCCGTGATCCCCGCGAATACGTGTATACCCTCAGGGAACTGGAGGAGGCATTGACCCATGACCCCTACTGGAACGCCGCACAAACCGAGATGCGGATGACCGGGAAGATGCACGGCTACATGCGGATGTACTGGGGAAAGAAGGTCATCGAATGGTCACAAACACCTGAAGAGGCATATAACACTCTCCTCACCCTGAACAACCGCTATGAACTGGACGGGCGTGACCCGAACAGTTACGCGGGCATTGCCTGGTGTTTCGGAAAGCATGACCGGGCATGGAAGGAGCGGCCCGTCTTCGGGAAGGTGAGATACATGAATGCCAAAGGGCTCCGGCGAAAGTTCGATGCCGGCCGGTATGCGGCCCGGTTCGGTGATACATACAAAAAAGGATGACACGCTGCACAGGGGGGAGATTCCGGCATTCTCTCTCCCTAATA
Above is a window of Methanogenium organophilum DNA encoding:
- the kamA gene encoding lysine 2,3-aminomutase, with product MTIYSSNQQQIAAKIDPDSQLSQWKDWQWQIRHAIKDIATAERLLGIRLPPEKRARLEETIDTFPLSITPYYLSLIEAEDYENDPVFMQAVPSEAELIIEDCDMPDPLAEDTDSPAACITHRYPDRVLFLVSNVCAMYCRHCTRKRRVGDIDSIPDRDAIREGLNYIAEHPAIRDVLLSGGDPLMLPDEYLDWILTELRAIPHVEVIRIGSRVPVVLPYRITYDLVRVLQKHHPLYLNTHFNHPREITASSREALRKLADAGIPLGNQTVLLAGVNDCPRIMKNLMHKLVRERVRPYYLYQCDLSEGLAHFRTPVGKGIEIIESLIGHTSGFAVPTYVIDAPGGGGKIPVMPNYLLSWSTNKVVLRNYEGVISTYREPDCYEPVYCDRNCEACTLQLKLDDADESKAVGLEKLLSDYDDTYMLIPQDTERIDRRSDE
- the ablB gene encoding putative beta-lysine N-acetyltransferase; translated protein: MNDQIARLGASLIQHGPSNDRVYLMHLAPGETETVIPAIEALAEKHGYSKLFVKVPDAAKEKFTEAGYRIEAHIPGMYGGTEDGWFLARYPDPSRADAGEAKTAISDVLTAAKKTAATPTTCPLPDGYEIAEATPDDAPALAALYREVFATYPFPVHDPAYLRDTMDDDVRYFLIKNGDTVVAASSAEVDHAGQNAEMTDFATHPAARGRGFCPVLLQTMEEEMRRAGICTVYTIARAAFYPITITFARAGYRFGGTLINNTQICGAFESMNVWYRSLGE
- a CDS encoding deoxyribodipyrimidine photo-lyase, with the translated sequence MERHLTHHDIGRGDYVLYWMQASQRAERNAALDAAIREANQLHKPVLVCFCLDPRGEGRQIRHLRFMLEGLTETQHLLEEQGITFMLRSGPPHEVVPVLAEDACLVVTDRGYLRGQREDRSRLAERLDIPFIEVEGDVIVPVEVASHKEEWSAATFRRRITPHLDHFPMQSPTPAVTVRGAPTEYETLPLDRPEDLIRSLNPLEDAGPAAFAGGLSEARRLLEWFMTGKLSRYATGRNDPNADVLSCMSPYLHFGQISPLEVALRVRGHRGNGENAAAYLEELIVRRELSMNFVHYDPDYATPACLPDWAKKTLAEHARDPREYVYTLRELEEALTHDPYWNAAQTEMRMTGKMHGYMRMYWGKKVIEWSQTPEEAYNTLLTLNNRYELDGRDPNSYAGIAWCFGKHDRAWKERPVFGKVRYMNAKGLRRKFDAGRYAARFGDTYKKG